In Megalobrama amblycephala isolate DHTTF-2021 linkage group LG10, ASM1881202v1, whole genome shotgun sequence, one DNA window encodes the following:
- the mettl18 gene encoding histidine protein methyltransferase 1 homolog gives MAFSFNFDIPLQTEEETNDKEKKDDNSKDVHLKCSESSVTVPTKMKNAIEHEPLLDPLSHIENWVPETITIGALPPLLFLNESVFEKTAPEREDSEEILAKTLTQNSDLITGVYEGGLKIWECTYDLLEYIDDEGVTFAGKRVLDLGCGAGLLGILALKRGASKVDFQDYNSTVIEQLTVPNVFLNCEEDDETDERNGSPPSKRKALNSSQKLLERSGFFSGDWNSFLTLMQNKTSLPKYDIIFTSETIYNTDYYSSLHSVFCGLLAEDGLVYLATKSHYFGVGGGLHLFEKFVEQNNVFQVKHLKDVEQGLKRHVVSLTFKK, from the exons ATGGCATTCAGTTTCAACTTTGATATTCCTTTACAGACAGAAGAAGaaacaaatgataaagaaaagaaagacgACAACTCAAAAGATGTGCATCTTAAATGCTCG GAATCCAGTGTAACCGTCCCAACGAAGATGAAGAATGCTATTGAGCACGAACCTTTGTTGGATCCTCTCTCCCACATTGAGAACTGGGTGCCTGAAACCATCACCATAGGTGCCCTGCCTCCCCTGCTCTTTctcaatgaatcagtgtttgaGAAGACCGCTCCTGAACGAGAGGACAGTGAGGAGATACTGGCCAAAACACTGACCCAAAACTCTGACCTCATCACTGGAGTGTATGAGGGTGGACTTAAGATATGGGAATGCACGTATGATCTCCTTGAGTACATTGACGATGAAGGAGTGACCTTTGCTGGAAAAAGGGTGTTAGACTTGGGCTGTGGAGCAGGTCTACTTGGCATACTTGCATTGAAGAGAGGAGCCTCCAAAGTTGACTTCCAGGATTATAACAGCACAGTGATAGAGCAGTTAACGGTGCCAAATGTGTTTCTCAATTGTGAAGAAGATGATGAGACCGATGAGAGAAATGGCAGCCCACCGTCTAAGAGGAAAGCCCTGAATTCATCACAGAAACTACTAGAGCGTAGTGGTTTCTTCTCCGGCGACTGGAACTCTTTTCTCACACTTATGCAAAATAAAACCTCATTACCAAAATATGACATTATCTTTACATCAGAAACCATATACAACACAGACTACTACTCTTCTCTTCATAGTGTGTTTTGTGGCCTGCTTGCTGAGGATGGGCTTGTTTATTTGGCAACCAAGTCTCACTATTTTGGAGTAGGAGGTGGCCTTCATCTGTTTGAGAAGTTTGTGGAGCAGAATAATGTCTTTCAAGTCAAACATTTGAAGGATGTGGAACAAGGCCTGAAGAGACATGTTGTGTCATTGACATTCAAAAAGTGA
- the pgam1a gene encoding phosphoglycerate mutase 1a yields the protein MAAYKLVLIRHGESCWNQENRFCGWFDADLSETGAQEAKKGGQALKDAGFEFDICYTSVLKRAIRTLWIVLDSIDQMWLPVHRTWRLNERHYGGLTGLNKAETAAKHGEAQVKIWRRSYDIPPPTMDADHDFYSVISKDRRYADLTEDQLPSCESLKDTIARALPFWNEEIVPQIKEGKRVLIAAHGNSLRGIVKHLEGMSEEAIMELNLPTGIPILYELDKNLKPIKPMQFLGDEETVRKAMEAVAAQGKAKK from the exons ATGGCTGCTTACAAGCTGGTTCTCATTCGCCATGGCGAGAGCTGCTGGAACCAGGAGAATCGCTTCTGCGGCTGGTTCGACGCGGACCTAAGCGAGACAGGGGCTCAGGAGGCAAAGAAAGGCGGTCAGGCTTTAAAAG ATGCGGGGTTTGAGTTTGACATTTGTTATACCTCGGTGCTGAAGAGAGCCATCCGGACGTTATGGATCGTTTTGGACAGTATTGATCAGATGTGGCTGCCTGTGCATAGGACCTGGCGCCTGAATGAACGTCATTATGGTGGTCTCACTGGGTTAAACAAGGCTGAGACTGCGGCCAAGCATGGTGAAGCCCAGGTCAAGATTTGGAGGCGCTCTTACGACATCCCCCCACCAACTATGGATGCAGATCATGACTTTTACAGTGTCATCAGCAAG GACAGACGTTATGCTGATTTGACCGAGGACCAGCTGCCTTCTTGCGAGAGTCTGAAGGACACTATTGCACGGGCGCTACCTTTCTGGAACGAGGAGATTGTGCCTCAAATCAAGGAAGGAAAAAGAGTGTTGATTGCTGCTCATGGAAACAGTTTGAGAGGCATTGTGAAACACTTAGAAG GTATGTCTGAGGAGGCCATTATGGAGCTGAATCTGCCCACAGGCATCCCTATTCTTTACGAGCTGGACAAGAACCTGAAGCCCATCAAGCCTATGCAGTTCCTCGGAGACGAGGAAACCGTTCGAAAAGCCATGGAGGCTGTGGCAGCCCAGGGCAAAGCCAAGAAATAG